The genomic DNA CTGCAATGCAGGGATGTGCAATGCCAATTGCAGGACTATGGTACTGTTGTGGTGTAAcaccagccggcaactaagcactacgcagccgctcgctcactcctccacccagtgggatgggggagagaataggaaaaaaaaaaaccctcatgggttaatataaagacagtttaataggagagaaaggaatgaaaaataatgataataataatacgataatagtaatactaaaagaatcagactatacaaaacaagtgaggcacaatgcaattgctgagcactcaccgaccgatgcccgGTTAGTTCCTGAGtcgcgatctgcccctcccagccaactccccagtttatatactgggcatgatgtcatatggtatggaatagccctttggccagtttgggtcagctgccctggcttcgtcccctcccaactccttgtgcctctccagccttcttgctggctgggcatgagaagctgaaaaatccttgacttagtataaacactacttagcaacaactaaaaacagcagtgtgttatcaacattattttcctactaaatccaaaacactgcactataccagctactaggaagaaaattaactctatccgagccaaaaccaggacaggtacaATGCTTATGGGTCTCTCCTGGGTGGGGCGAGTGGGAATGAGGTCCTGGTGCCATAAGGTTAAAGTGTCTCCTCGTAGGCCATGGTGGTCAAGATAACAGCCACAGCCAAGGGGAGAAAGGCCTCGGCTCTCTTGGCGGCTTTTAGCCTTGCCTGAGCCCTCGATCAGCATAACCACTGGCTGTCCTATGGTGTCCCACACCGggcctctttccctgcaggctgtagaCATCCACCTTGCTTCCTCCACCTTGCTCTCATCTGAGCATCTCACTACCCTTACTGACATCTCTCCGTCCTCCCTGGACgttccttcaaacacaaagccatggaCTATTCCAGATTTCCTCAGGGTGGCGATTagaccacagcactgcccttggagtgacatttcttctcctcatATCCAGTCTCAACCTCCCAAGCTGCACTTAGtggcattctttctttctcatgctcttttccACTACGAGGAAAAGCTCCATCACCTCTTAAGCCATCCTTCAATCACTCTCAGACTACTCCTATACTGCCTCCATGCCACCGGCCAAAGAAGCCCAGGTCCCTCAGTCCCTCTGCACAGGTCATGTGCTTGAGGCCCCAACTCCCACCTTGGCAAACTTCCCCTGGACACTGTCCagttctccccctcctcccaaaTGGGGAGCCGCACACTGGGACACACCCGTgtgcctgctgtgctgcttttggctgggatagagttcgtcttcttcatagtagctagtatggggctatggtttggatttgtgctgggaacagtgttgataacacagggatgttttagttactgctgagcagtgcttacacagagtcaagaccTCTTCTGCTTCCCACACCGCCCCATCAGTGAGTACGCTGCGGGTGCACAAGAagtcagcagaggaaaaagagaaagtagtgaatgaatcccttatttttctttacttgtgtgcatggcttttgctttacctgttaaactgtctttatctcaacccatgagttttctcacttctacccttccgattctctccccatcccaccacaggggagtgagcgagccATCAGCCATCACTTCCATCACAAGCACATGAACAATCCAAGTGCTTCCTTCTACCCTAGCACTTACTCATGCACCTagacctcacaagcacctgcacaagccacgggcctcctcctgccctagcacatctgcacggaaataccacaacacaagcacctccacaagccacctctcctttcagtcccactcacatcctcacaaaacactcacctcaaaaGCACCTTCGCAAGCCTGCGGCCTTTCtgcccaaccacctcagcactcagcactgacatcgcaggcacctgcacaagccagggccctgctcctgccctatcacctactcaccaccagggacatcacaaacacctccacaagccacctccagcttcctgccctaactgctacacagccaacactgacctcacaagcacctgcacaagccatcTGCACACTCCTGGCCTatcacctcctgctccaccacTCACAACATATGCTGCAGCTCAAACCAGGGACTGcctcctgccctaacacctacTCAACCACCTGTGACaccacaagcacctgcacaacccagtTACATACTCTTGCCCTATCAACTACTCACTGAGAACgtaagcagctgcacagggcaggggcctgctTCTAATCTAGCAGCTACTTAGCATCATGGGacatcaaaagcagctgctcaagctcagggccagctcctgcctaTCACTCACGCACCTaggacctcacaagcacctgcacaagccaggttcctccttcttccctatcACATCTGCAGGGAAATAGGACAGCACAAGCACCTGACAATACCAACACACTTCtggagatgaatgggaaaattCCTGGAGCTAACACAAATGGACTTGCCTACAGTATGGACAAAACTCCTCGACTAGCTACTTTGGAGGAGTCTGCGGCTGATCCTTTGGAATTCacctgtctccagagaaagcccaaATGCTCCCGCAGATGCCTCGGAGGAGTCCCAGACAGATACAGGGCACGGACCTgactccaacacacacaaaacaccttgGTAGCTACCTTGCAAAAGTCTGGGATGGCTACCTGCGcaattcagctgtctccaggggAGGCCAAAACACTCTGGACGTTCCTCGGAGGAGTCCTGAGGAGCTACCGGGCatagacctgcctccaacacaaagaaaactcttcagctaacggaagaggaaaattgtgctgctgctacctgggacttTAGCTGCATGTCAAGAAACTCAAACCACTCTGGCAGATGTCTGGGAAAAGTCCTGACGCAAAAACAGGAATGCACCTGCCCCCAACATACACAATGCTCTTTGCGTAGCTACCTTAGAAgattctggggctgctacctgggaagTCGCTCGtctccaaaggaaaccaaaagactcCTGGATATTCCTGGGAGGAGTTCCAGAGAGCTACCGGGcatggacctgcctccaacatgcaCCAAACTCTTGGGGGATCTACCCTGgtggagtctggggctgctgcccaggccctcagctccctccacagcaggacaaaacacGTTGGCAAATGCCTGAGAAGAGtcctggggagctacagggcatggacctgcttcccatttctatcagcaatcagtcatAGAGTATCAATCAATAGGATGGCAGCAGTCAAGAAGAGCAGCAATCAATCCTAGAGCAACAAGCAATCCTTTAGCAATAATCAACAGAACAGCAACAACCAAGTAGGTGTTTGCGATTGCAGGGTACCACAAACTTGTCATCCAGCCTTACCCAGAAAAACATGTGACGTGCTGAGTAAGTGTGGAGAGTCAGGTGGACTTTGGCACACACACTGCTACCACGGGACTGGGTTTGTCACCTGTTTACAAGTATCCGATGCTCTGAAGCTGCCCAAGGGTCAGCATGCCCTTGCTACTGGAGGTTCTTGCTTTCTGTAGGCACTAAGGAAGACATTTCTGGTCATAGTCTATTTTAAACTGGTAAAGCACCGCACACCGTTTATCAGCTGCTGAGAATTAGCTCCCACAAAATCAGGAGCAAGGGCAAAgcctgtatatttcaaatgcatttgagttaCATGACTCTTCAACATACGCCATGACACCATTTCACTAgactgaaggctgacagcagtgtaccagGACACTCCTTTCTGGACACCTCACTCCTGGGTAGAAATCCTAGACgcttcctttaaggacagaaacccaaagagctaaaagaagttctttaaagtcagcacagcaaagaaaaagcaagcaagcaaacaaaaatggcaGGGAAACCCCTGAGGCACTAATGAGGAACAAAGGGTCTCCCTTTGGGAGTCCACTACCCCTCACAAAATggacaagtggcttaaaaagagattcctgcaaagaaacggCAGATCGAAGATAACCTTGATAACGCCAGCACAAGTGACCGCCGTGGAAACGCAGCGctgacccttctcctgctcctcctacgAGCTCTTCGCCAGCCACgtgaagatgcaaaaccaagcatgaacgaatcagatctgagaagagcctggccccaaaaattaaaaatgatcaggaagtCTGTTTGAAATACGGCTTCACATCCACTATCGTGGATGAGGAACCCGCCTTAAGCACATGTCGTGCCTTGAGATAGGAGCTAAGGACAGTATGAAGTTACCCCCACGAgcagatgttcaaaaccaaagcacccagAACACGCAGACAATCCTGCACCATGTTTTCAGCGATGTTTCAAGTCACGCGATACTCAGTCCACgactttacaaaacatcattaaacttaacgatagcagcctccttgcaggttgcttactcaaaagcaaaaaccaaaaagccacgtACCCTCGGGGAAACCCTTGTCCTTCCGggtggctgctgtcttcccacggctcttcctcaaagcaggacaaatgACCGTGAATTTGGCAGTCCACACAAATTACGAAGCACACTTACTCCTCCGACAGTCATTACCTATGGGCCAGAAGTCCTCCCACACCCCAGAATTGCCCATTACTCCTCCAGCAGTCATCCGCTATGGACCGCAAGTCCTCCagacctacctacctacctaccaCCCACCTACCCACCCACCTACCgacttactggaaatgagttggaccacagcagaagtgacactgGCCCAGCCGGTCACACACACCAGACCACAAATGGtagttacaagacagaaaacacaacataaaccaccagaactgtaaaaaaaagccaacccgaAGCCACAGCATACACAAATCAAAGGCCCCTGTCCAAACCCTAAACagcaaacaagctaaaaaaggactctccaaaaaagcaatccacccagaacacaagagaagccaaaaataacataacccCAGGAACCCAGGCCCAACAAACCCAGATCCTCTCCATAACAATAGCACGCTTTAATCCTGACTCACTTATACTCTGGCATCCCAGAACCCTACCACTCTGTAACCCTTGCACACTGTCACCCtagcatcccagaaccctagcACACTGTAGCCCGAAGATATccaaaaaatgaacccaaactCCCTGGAGATCTCCGGCTGGGCCTTCAGGTGGCCCCGGCTCTCAGAAGTCacaactttgaaatgggaatgggacagcatccctcttcacatcacctgtcaccccggaaaaagtgcctgccttaaacactcccggggagaaaggctggggcacTTGGAGACTTTCAACTGGCCCGCCATCACCACGGGGcttcagctcatcatttctgtgtcagagccacCAAGCACATAGCCCGTCCTCCCTGAGACACCCCTTGGGGCAGCCGTGCCCAGAGCCAGGCGGCTGCATATGGCCTTTGCTTGATGGGGAGgtgcttcctgggagcaggatctctcctgggGGCATGGGGAAACTCTCGTCAGGCCTGGatgcctgagaaacagctctgcgctgctccatctctcaccaaaaaccaggggcagaggaaggctgctttgctggcctcCAAGACAATCAGCtcacctgggatgctctgtggccagcgcgtgcctttgctgtcaggtGGGTCTCAGCTTCAGCAGCGCTCCAAAcatctgtcacctccctgcaggatgctctccagtgcacagcatgtctccactggctctccctggggacaaagatcgaaaaggagcaatttgcttttctttcccccactcccaAAGAGCTGCAAGAGACCTGCCACCCCCAAATCAGCTGTGCGACAGGGACACCCGTCGGCTGGCTggcctctctttttctctctggcctctcgcctgctccccagcctttTTCACTCTTCCTCCGGCTCCAGCCTGGAGGCCATCGCTCTTCTGTCCTTcactgcctccctctcctcacccgcatccttctctgtgtttctcagtCTCCGGATTGTTTCCCGCCTTCTTTGCTCTCTGTCctgcctctgtcccctgcctctccctttctctctctcagcctttcccctctgtgcctctgtcctgctccctgtcccatttctctgtcactccgctctcctgctgccttttccgTCTATCTGTCCCTCCGTCCcactccctcaccctgcccgtGTCGCtccctctgtctgtccttcctcctgccctcctctgccctctctccctctgtcctgctgctcatcACCATATTCctggctgccccctgcccccttcccctccatccccttctccctggccctgggcccGCTCCTCACCAggggtttcctttctccactccctgaccagctcctgctttcttcccgccgtccctctctcctgctcccatccctctcctgccactcctccgccccaccccacccctctgcccctctgcccctctctcctcctcctcctccctgctccaccaaggctctgggactgggactggggctgccccgggaggcggccatggggcctgtggaggagtggggtccagccgggggacggtgtccccgcagggtcagacaggaggaaggagcgccCAGTGGCATGCCAGGGCTGTAGTCCTGGGGTACGGGCTGATGGGgccatgttggttcccagggcatgctgggagctgtagtttccAGCACTCGCTTCCTAGTGGCCATGTTGTTCTCAGGTAAAGTGGAAGgcacagtctctgctccagccacggCCCCGTGCCAttccctgccagctttgtgCGGTTCCTTGTGGGGCTCCTGCCgtgctcccacagggaaggtgccaggactgaaaactcttgctggccctcaccttcccttggcagccctttcacagccccaccagcgCTGAGGCTCGGGGCTTGCTTAGCAACATAACGCTCCCCTCATTCTCTCAGTCTTGCCagagcttcccatttctatcagcaatcagtgatcgagtgttgtggaaggtggcaaagcagagctagGGCCATGCAGACCACACCCGAACGAGACCTAAACAGCATGTGGCAATAATGGCATAAGGCTGTTAGGCtgtaatagcacaggaatgtatagaaattagagaggctgttaatatgttttgtagggctttaaggactttgtttagctgcttaaaagtagtccttCATGATAAAGCAGGACTCATAACTTGCTTAATGCTGTTGCTTAACGTTCACCTATAATCTGATGGCAGGAGTAAGAGatttggaaagccccagagccagtttgccccaggaaaaggagacatagtaacaagtagcctaaaacacagcaggaagaaccagCCGAGAGACGAGAAAAAGcacccaatgagagagaagatgacCCCAGACTCGATCTTACCATTGGGccagactatggtgtgaggggggaatttagattgtaagggcataattgcccagggattgtGGTGTTCAGGTTCCCTCTCCAGAGACAGCCAGCTTGAGCTGTCTGAATTTGGGCACCATAGATAGAGtaaattaggcttttattttgaaggccttgattagagagtctgctttggggaaccttggctggagcctgagggaagaagaagcgcccgagggtgagtgtgtgtgtgtgaggagtcgaAAGGGGCACCCGTCGGCTCACTGGAGTCGCCCGCTGCGAAGGGACGCcggtcctagcagttaaagtctcgggtggtgtgtgtgcgactccttgattggtgtgtgaatgctcgggCAGCGGCTTCCCCCTTAACAGtttggcaccccagatgggacCCTAGGTCACTCTCGGAACCTCTTGGATCCAAACCTctgactggcagcacagggtgagTTCACCCGAGGATTTTGGACACGGGACGCACCGAATCGCTCGAGTGGTGAGTGTTAAATCCcttaaatctaaattcaatatagggaaaaggacagaattcgGGGGGGTTCAAGTCCCGCCCGAGGTGCCTAGCCTGATCAGCATAAATCGCACACGAGTTTGTACGCAGTCTGATCAACAGAAGACGTCTGATTAAAAGGGGGGTTCGAGTCCTGCCCAGATTAGAGGGTTAGAGATTTTAAAGGGGGGGTTGAGTCCCACCCGGATTAAATCATGAGTAACGTAActggagtagagagggagaCGCCCTTAGTAGATattacaaaactgggaaaaaatctgtggtgcaAATTCACTACTAAGGAGGACGCAGTAGTTCTATGTCAACAATGGTGGCCATTCATCACCCGCCATGGAGATATTGAAGATCAGTGGCCACCACAAGGGAGTTTTGACCAACATCGACTGACCTTTGTGCGAGACCAACTTCAGTACCGGTTCCCGGGACACATGGATTATTGGTATGTGTGGGATGAATGGGTGCGGGAGAGACAACATCCAGGGAGGCAAAAGGGGCTGAGGGAAAAACTAACCTGTAAGGTAACTTTGGCCGTAGGTAAGGCTACAGCCCCGAACGACGACCAGACAAGGCCCTCCCCGACTCCTGCCCCACCTTACAGTCCCTGTACCGACCTCCCCAGACCTTCCTGTAGCAAGGGTGGGACTTTGCCCCatggtttcaaatgttttgactaaTCTGGCCGCTTTACGGCCAGGGGGTGACTATGCATGCCCCACATCGACGGTTTATACTAATCCATCGTGGAACCCAAATGATTTAGCCTTATGGGTGTACAATGCCAAGATTaagggaggatgcagaaacACGGGCGCAGTTACTGTCAAATCTCTGCACGGGACACAATCCTAACCGGGGGGACACCCAAATCTTATTCCGAGAATCATTCTGCccagatgaaagagagaaggtattaactaaGGATGCGGAATTAGCACgacaggtgggaggagggagaaatccgTGGCCGACACTAAATCCGAACGGGAACTATAATATGGCCGGAGACAGAGCCCATTGCCAAACAGCCCTAAGAAATTTAATAGAGGCAATTGGAGCATGTGGAGAACGTAGGGTGATGTTCACAGAAGACGATGTTAAATTTTACCTGGCAGAATTAGCACTTGCTTTAGACCATGTACATAGTGGTGGAATAATATACCGggacctaaaaccagaaaacatccttcttgaTGAGGAAGGACATATCAAATTAGCAGATTTTGGCTTAAGTGAGGTGTCAATTGATcgaaaaaaaagccttctctttctgtgcaacagTGGAATATATGGCGCCAGAAGTCATTAAGAGCGGAGGCCTTACACGGAGCGCAGACTGGTGGTCTTTTGGTGTTGTAATGTTTGAAATGCTCACTGGTACTCTGCCTTTccaagggaaagacagaaaagaaaccatgacaCTGATTCTCGAGGCCAAACTTGGAATGCCCCAGTTCTTGAGCCCGGAAGCAGAGAGTCTTCTGCGaatgctcttcaaaagaaacccagcaaacaGATTAGGAGCAGGCCTAGATGgagttgaagaaattaagaggcatgcattcttttccaaaatagattGGAATAAATTGTACAGGAGAGAAATTGATCCCCCTTTTAAACCTGCAACTGGCAGACCTGAAGATACGTTTTATTTTGACCCTGAGTTTACAGCAAAAACTCCAGAAGATTTGCCTGGTCTCCCACCTAGTGCTAATGCGCATCAACTTGTTCGGGGATTTAGTTCTGTAGCTATTGCATCAAATGACGAAAGCCAGGCAGTGCAGACAGTTGGAGTGCATTCCGTTGTCCAGCAGttgcacaggaacagcattcaGTTTACTGATAGATACGAAGTGAAGGAAGATATCAGAGTTGGGTCTTACTCTGTCTATAAGAGATGTATTCATAAAGCTTTAAACAGGAATATGCTGTAAAGATTATAGACAAGAGTAAAAGATCCAAGAAAGGAGATTGAAATCCTACTGCGCTATGGCCACCATCCAAATATTATTACCCTAAAAGATGTGCATGATGATGGAAAATACGCATACATAGTAACAGAACTTACGAAAGGAGGGCAACTGCTGGATAAAATTCatagacaaatttttttctcgGAACGAGAAGCTAGTGCCGTTCTGTTCACAATAACAAGAACGGTTGAGTACCTCCATGCGCAAGGGGTTGTTCATGGAGAGCTGAAGCCTAGCAATATTCTTTATGTTGATGAATCTGGTAATCCAGAATCCATTCGACTTTGTGAATTTGGCCTTGCAAAACAACTACGAGTAGAAAATGGTCTTCTGAGGAGTCCATGTTACACAGCAAGTTTTGCTGCACCAGAGGTTTTACAGAGGCAAGGTTACGATGCTGCATGGGACATATGGAGCCTTGGTGTTCTACTTTATACCATGCTTGCTGGCTACCCTCCTTTTGTAACTGGTCCTGATGATACCCCAGAGGAGATTTTGGCCCGAATAGGTAGCGGGAAGTTGTCTCTCAGCGGTGGTTATTGGAATACCGTTTCAGATACAGCTAAGgaccttctttcaaaaatgcttcatgttaaCCCACATCAAAGACTGACTGCAGCCCAAGTCCTCAGTCACCCCTGGATAGTGTTCTGTGACCAGTTGCCTCAATACCAGCTAAACAGGCAGGATGCTCCCCATGTAGTGAagggtgcaagagcagcagcttactCTGCTTTGACTCGTAATCAGTCACCAGTTTTGGGAGCCAGTCGGCCATTCTCCTCTTGCtcagagcattatttttcataaggaatgggttttttaatcccctaaaatattctttgttacaGGTAGAGATGGACAGTTTATGTTAAGCGCTTAGCTTAAACAGTTTCTATTAGCACTATATACTTTGTGCCATCCAAcatcttgtatgtttttgtaaacagtTCACAAGCAGTACAGTTccgtgctgttttctttaatgtatacaTGCCTTGTTTTTTAGATATTGTTAATCCTTTTGACAATTAAGTCTGATTAAACAGGTCACCTGGATTAGTCAGCATTGTTGGACAGCTCTAAAAGAAGGCTCACCGTTAAACAGCTATTGAATGTAATGCTATGAAGATGTGTTTCTCCTTGCCTGtgccttttctacatttctgtggtttggatgCTGCATGTCATGTTATGAAAATCAGGATACTGTTTATAGtattggaaatgtaaacagtggATCTCTCACGATACACCACTCACTTGCGATGGacattttgatagaaattgGTTAGCCATTGGACTCCCTGTGTGtatggtttcttccttttttgcccccCTTTTTGGCTTAtctgttgtttgttgtttaatcATGGTTTTTATGGACTGAGTTCTTCAAATTACAGCCTATGATGTATACTTTTAAGCCCATGGTTGAAATGACACTACTGAGTTTTGAGCACTGGGGAATCCATCCCAGTATTCcagttctccaaaagaaaactagtgCATTTCAGGAATAAGTTGCCAGAAGCCGCAGTTTTGCAACggtttctctggctgcagcatacACCCTGCTTaaaggggaaggtgggcagggtcaggaggtgctgcttggctaaggtgttctgctctctgattgcactttctcttcactgtatgCTGCTAACTGTTTTAAGAACCAAAAGTTATATTCTtaagtaagcttttttcctctcttgcctctgcacGTACCTGCCCTATCTCTATCTCGGTCTCAGAGACTTGCCCTCTGTTTTGGATGGAGGGGTGGAAGAGTGTTTAGTTAACctgtgtggcaggtgcacccgcccGATAGAGACCGAAACTTGTGGAGGTGGCTCTGAGCCCTTATAAGGGAAACATATTGGGATTCGATATGCTGGCAGGCAAACGATGGTACCTACCTCATTTTTGTCCTACGGGACCATTAACGGGCGACGCTCCCAAACCGGACAAGCAAAAGGGCCAGTTCCCATTGAGAACATACAGGCCAACCCGTCATGGTAAAACTGCCCTCTGTTGGCACTGTACCCATGACCTGGCGAAACCCAGAGGCTTACATGCCTGGGAGGCCTTagataggaaagggaaaggccatCGCATAAGTACTCGATGGATAATTCCTAATTTCTGAGACCCGGTCCCAAGGCCCGAGGTGCAATTTGTGTCCTCTTGCAGGactatggaaaagcaaactattcGGACACTCCCACTGATGGCAGTAACAACAGCGGGCATGGACAACAAGAACCTGGACAGCAAGGTGGTGGCTCAACTGATAGTGGGATTTGCACGTATGGTGAACTTAACTTCAATAACAGCCTGTCTGCCCAGCCCTAAGTCAGTAGAGGAGCCCCTACCAATCTTTGTGCAAACCACTAATATATCACTAACCCTTGAACTCCCATGGCAACAGTGCAATAATTCCAGCCGGGCCTGGGGAAcggatggaaaggatggaggtcaCACTCATAC from Gymnogyps californianus isolate 813 unplaced genomic scaffold, ASM1813914v2 HiC_scaffold_353, whole genome shotgun sequence includes the following:
- the LOC127028594 gene encoding LOW QUALITY PROTEIN: ribosomal protein S6 kinase alpha-3-like (The sequence of the model RefSeq protein was modified relative to this genomic sequence to represent the inferred CDS: inserted 2 bases in 1 codon), with the translated sequence MFTEDDVKFYLAELALALDHVHSGGIIYRDLKPENILLDEEGHIKLADFGLSEVSIDXEKKAFSFCATVEYMAPEVIKSGGLTRSADWWSFGVVMFEMLTGTLPFQGKDRKETMTLILEAKLGMPQFLSPEAESLLRMLFKRNPANRLGAGLDGVEEIKRHAFFSKIDWNKLYRREIDPPFKPATGRPEDTFYFDPEFTAKTPEDLPGLPPSANAHQLVRGFSSVAIASNDESQAVQTVGVHSVVQQLHRNSIQFTDRYEVKEDIRVGSYSVYKRCIHKALNRNML